Proteins from one Triticum aestivum cultivar Chinese Spring chromosome 7A, IWGSC CS RefSeq v2.1, whole genome shotgun sequence genomic window:
- the LOC123150952 gene encoding acyl carrier protein 1, mitochondrial, with product MAAAALRPAILRHIRLSPATAAPLAAAGRPLALAPWLARPMSSHDAHLTRDEVVGRVLDVLKCHPKVDPSKVTPEAHFEKDLGLDSLDTVEVVMAIEEEFKLEIPDLEADKINSLPLAIEYVANHPMAG from the exons ATGGCGGCGGCCGCACTACGTCCGGCGATCCTCCGCCACATCCGGCTCTCCCCCGCCACGGCGGcccctctcgccgccgccggccggcccctcgccctggcgccGTGGCTCGCGCGGCCAATGTCCTCCCACGACGCCCACCTCACCCGCGACGAGGTCGTCGGCCGCGTCCTCGACGTCCTCAAGTGCCACCCCAAGGTCGACCCCTCCAAG GTGACCCCCGAGGCGCACTTCGAGAAGGATCTGGGGCTGGACAGCCTGGACACGGTGGAGGTGGTGATGGCGATCGAGGAGGAGTTCAAGCTCGAGATCCCCGACCTGGAGGCTGACAAGATTAACTCGCTTCCGCTCGCCATCGAGTACGTCGCCAACCACCCCATGGCCGGCTGA
- the LOC123150515 gene encoding 2,3-bisphosphoglycerate-dependent phosphoglycerate mutase 1, with the protein MAAATSHNAIVSTQSHRWNGKNSRLDRRAANVRLVSVGSCCPGSGKLGLVCASGSKSSVIDPVHLPSNGKGGHSPKKSSESSLILIRHGESMWNEKNLFTGCVDVPLTPKGVEEAIEAGKRICNIPIDVIFTSAMIRSQMTAMLAMMQHRRKKVPIITHKESEQAQSWSKIYSEDTKEQSIPVITAWQLNERMYGELQGLNKQETADRFGKEQVHEWRRSYDTPPPNGESLEMCADRAVSYFKDQVVPHLTAGKHVMVAAHANSLRSIIMHLDKLTSQEVISLELSTGIPMLYIFKEGEFIRRGSPVGPSEASVYAYTRNLATYRDTLDSMVQ; encoded by the exons ATGGCCGCGGCTACATCTCACAATGCCATAGTGTCTACACAATCCCACCGGTGGAACGGCAAGAACTCTAGATTGGACAGGAGAGCAGCCAATGTGCGTTTGGTTTCAGTTGGAAGTTGCTGCCCAGGCAGCGGAAAGTTGGGTCTGGTTTGTGCATCGGGCTCAAAGTCTTCGGTCATCGACCCGGTTCACCTACCCTCGAACGGCAAGGGTGGCCACAGCCCTAAGAAATCAA GTGAAAGTTCCCTTATATTGATCCGGCACGGCGAGTCGATGTGGAACGAGAAAAATCTGTTTACTGGCTGCGTCGATGTGCCCCTGACACCGAAGGGCGTGGAGGAGGCCATCGAGGCGGGTAAGAGGATATGCAACATTCCAATCGATGTGATATTTACGTCGGCGATGATCCGTTCTCAGATGACTGCAATGCTTGCCATGATGCAGCATCGACGCAAGAAA GTTCCAATTATCACACATAAGGAGAGCGAACAAGCTCAAAGTTGGAGTAAGATATACAGTGAAGATACAAAAGAACAGTCCATTCCTGTCATAACAGCTTGGCAACTGAACGAACGGAT GTATGGTGAGTTGCAAGGTCTCAATAAGCAAGAAACTGCAGATCGGTTTGGCAAAGAACAAGTTCATGAATGGCGCCGTAGTTACGACACTCCTCCCCCAAATGGAGAGAGCCTAGAGATGTGTGCAGACAGAGCCGTTTCTTATTTCAAAGATCAG GTTGTTCCCCATCTCACGGCTGGAAAGCATGTGATGGTTGCTGCACATGCAAATTCACTTCGATCAATTATAATGCATCTGGACAAATTGACATCTCAGGAG GTAATCAGCCTTGAGTTGTCGACAGGCATTCCTATGCTCTACATATTTAAGGAAGGGGAGTTTATCAGACGGGGGAGCCCAGTAGGACCTTCTGAAGCAAGTGTTTATGCTTATACAAGG AACTTGGCTACGTACAGAGACACGCTTGATAGTATGGTTCAGTAA